From the Pocillopora verrucosa isolate sample1 chromosome 11, ASM3666991v2, whole genome shotgun sequence genome, the window GGATTTCTGACTGTAGCTGTAAACCCGAAATGCATAAATTTGGAAAAGACACACATCTGAGATTTGCGATTCAAATCGAGATCTAGACGTGCGTGCTGAGAGTTAGCACTCTGCAATACAGTTTAATAGTTCTCATTTAATGTAACCGTGGCGAGACTGGCCGTAAATGTGGTAAACGTAGATAAATGCATTTCGTTTTAAAAGGATATATTGGCGTTTTCGCTAATCGTCCATGCTAAAATAAAAGAGACCATGAGACTATTGAAAACGTATGGTATTAAAAGCGCCTCGTTTCTTTTGTGGACAGGTGAAAAACGGAGACGCCACATTTTCTCGCTCCATTAGTGTTTTCAGGGGTTTTGCTTGTACAGTAATCCATGCTAAAACACCTGAAATCGCCGATGAAAACGGACTACTGAAAACgatttcaaaagtaaaacattttgaaacgGTCTTCAAAAcgccaagagaaaataatgggacaTTATTTTATCTCAAAAACGCCTAATTCCCGTTTTCTCCTGATGAAAGAAACGGCGGCTTTAAGAAAACCGTGACGTAAAAAGCGTCACATGCTGTTGTTTCCACTGGTAATTTCGGGCGCTTTCTTGTGAATTATTTGTGGAAATGCATCAAAATTTATATGTTCTTCAATTCAAAAAAAGTCAACACGTCAGTGCAGGCAGGTAAAGACGACCACGAAACAAGTAGATGAGCATTGTTAGTTGAGACGAAATCCGATACTACTAAGTGTAGAGGAGGTTTTACAAGAAGCTTGGGACCAAGTCGGAAATAAGAATAACACGTGACCTACCTATACCTATATCACCAGGACAATTCGGGTGTTCACGCATGACAGCTGCTAGATTGTGAGGATCAAATGAACAATTCGTCTGTAACGTCACTCTACTTGTATTGTTCAGTGCCTCTTTCCATCTGTGAGCAAATTTCACACAATGCTCACTCAAGCACCAGTTCTGTCTAGTGACAGATGAAGAATTATTGAGACAGTTTTTGACGGCTACGTCATAAATTGCTCGGAGATTCCTACAAAGGTCGCGTGGAATAAATCTGATCTTGGCagtgttttcagtttttccccaCTGATCGCTGTCTGTGACGCGAATTTTTACATCAAATTCGTCAccatttttaaactgaaaatcGTCCGTGACTTCAATTCCCCCGGTAAGACGGTGAACACAGAAATAACTCATTGGCTTGACAGTGCCAGCAGCTTCACAAAAGTCGTCAATGCCGCGCCGTTTCCGTTTTGACTCACTGCGTGACAATTGTTGTTGCGTGACATTCTCCATGTAAAACAACAACGGTTGAACCAAAGACTCTAAGCGCCCCGTGACAGTAACATTCGTGACGAGAGTTTCAGATTTGATGTCATAAGGCAGATAAACGACCTGATCACTGAGCTGCAACGGATTTGTGTctgtaaaggataaaaaaatcaagaaaatataCACGAGGCTGATTCTGACAAAGTAAAAACCTAAAGAGAACTAGTAGTGAATGGATCCTTGCTCCTGTACACTCTTTGATTTACGTTATATCTATTTCACTTACACCGTTTTGTTCAATGTCATACCTGAGCAATTGGACTCGCTTGTCATTCCTGTTTTTCCAAATGTCTGTTTCTTTGCAGGACATTTTTTGCATGACCTTTGACCCTGCTTGTTCTGATAAGTGTCTGATGGACAACGGTCACATAGACTACCGGAAACGAATTTAAACCCAGGCAAGCAgcctaaagaaagaaagacaacaaaaatttacGTCTGTCTCGGCTTAGATTTGAAATAAGCTTAATTAATCACCAATTGATACCACTTTTGCGCGTGGAGTGCCACCAAGCGCAGACAATTCACCTCTGCATTGTCAGGAGCCGCTAGCTTCTAGAAATCTGTTAGATTTCTTTGGCTCAAAAACATTGTATAGATGAAACACCACAATTAAGCgcgtttaaatttgtttgattttttaaagctgtttaTTGGAGGTTAAGGTGGGCTCGACTTCCATCATTCTCTCGATTCTCGTCTTCGATCTTCCCGAGAAGGTCTCTTGGGGGGAGGAGCGATGGCTCATCCCTAACCAGCGGATGATAATCGAGCCTTGCTTAGAGGTTCGGTTAGAAGAATACAgtggtcaaacgtctgcgcatgttCGGTAAGAGGAGTAATCTCTTGGGTACAAACATTGAAACGATTGGTGTCACACAAGGCGGCCCTTCCTAGTGCCTTCAGGCTTTTCAAACTCACAAAACAGTAAATCAAGACATTTCAAAAGCGAATAAAGTTTTTTGTAGAGCCCGAAACTGATGGTAAATCAACAGAACATCCtaatgaaataatatttatgTCAGAGTAGTTTAAAGTTCTCCACTTCCCtacttctctttctctttgcaGCTTTCTGTGAACATTTCAGCTCATTTTCGTGAATTTTGCGTAGAAGCGATatctttacatttttctttaaatttttcccaGGAACTTGGCGGACGGCCGGCCGAAACTATTTCATTTGTGCATGCCTCATGTTTGACCGCTGTATTAGTTACTGGTTGTTGGTAACTTACCACACTTGGCGCTGTTAATCCGTATTGAGCCCGTAGCACAGCAAGGCGGCGGTATATCTCCACCACAACATGATGTCGTATTTGATATTGAGGATAAATTGTAGGTGGAGTAAGTTGTATCTCCTTGCTTTATTTTTGGAGTATTTGAGTCTAAAAATTGCTTGTAGTTAGATAGAGTACTGATACAATCAAACAGCTTCTTGGAAACTTCATAATCTGGCACACTTGTAGATGCTGTAAATATCAGTGGCAttctaaaaaaaacacttctcaCTCCTGGGAGAGAGTTAATGATATCTTTCCTGGTGACTGTGACACCACTGCACGCAGAGAGAGTGGAGAGAATGGTGGATACTCCACTGAGAAGACCAGAAAACGTCTTTCTGGTGTTACTTATGGTGCTACTTGTAAGACCTCCCTGGATTTCATAGTGAAATGTGATGTCGACCTCGTAACATCTTTTTAC encodes:
- the LOC136277080 gene encoding uncharacterized protein; the protein is MMCTKGTLMVIFTLFVFVIPSQSTADASLIANYDVKRCYEVDITFHYEIQGGLTSSTISNTRKTFSGLLSGVSTILSTLSACSGVTVTRKDIINSLPGVRSVFFRMPLIFTASTSVPDYEVSKKLFDCISTLSNYKQFLDSNTPKIKQGDTTYSTYNLSSISNTTSCCGGDIPPPCCATGSIRINSAKCGCLPGFKFVSGSLCDRCPSDTYQNKQGQRSCKKCPAKKQTFGKTGMTSESNCSDTNPLQLSDQVVYLPYDIKSETLVTNVTVTGRLESLVQPLLFYMENVTQQQLSRSESKRKRRGIDDFCEAAGTVKPMSYFCVHRLTGGIEVTDDFQFKNGDEFDVKIRVTDSDQWGKTENTAKIRFIPRDLCRNLRAIYDVAVKNCLNNSSSVTRQNWCLSEHCVKFAHRWKEALNNTSRVTLQTNCSFDPHNLAAVMREHPNCPGDIGIGRSRVILISDLVPSFL